The nucleotide sequence ACTTTCTGCTCCTGGGCTGCTTCCTGAGATATGGTTCGAATTACGTCTGCATTCTGTTCTGACTGCTCCGGAACTGTTCCCGTCAAATCACCGTCCGGCTCTGCTGCTTCCGATTCCGGCATCTGCACAGTCAGTTCTTCTTCCGGGCTGACATTTTCCATAGCCTCCATCTGTTCCATAAGCTGCGCCATGTCTTCCGGCGTGAGATTTAACTGTACCGGCAGTTTCTGAAACAGTTCTTCCATATCTCCCATAAGCTGCTGAAAATTCTCATCGAGCAGCAATGCTCCGGGATCTTCCATACCCGTCAGTTTCATGGTCAGAGCTGCAAGCTGCGCGGGGTCCGCCAGATCAAATACCGTCATACCCAGAGCCTCCATGGCTTCTCTGACTTCTTCCTCCGTAACTCCCAGTTCTTCTGCCACCGTCTCTGTTACTTTTTCCTCAAAAGCCGACAGTTTCTCCTGGGCATCTCCAGGCAGTTTGCTCTGAATATCAGAAGTATTCCCCTTAACAGAATTATCTCTGTATCCGGCTGCGGCAGTCTCTTTTACAAAAGCTGTCTGATTGGACAGTTCTGCTCTGGGGGGCTGAATCGCATTTTCCTTCCATGGGGAAAGGTTCTGCTGATTCCCGCCTGCCGTCTGGCTTAACAGTGCGCCAAACACAGGGTCATTTCCCTGCTGTGAAGTTTTTCTGGTGCTCATCAGCTCCGAATTCCTCATCAGGGCTGCAAGCTGTGATACTTTACTGCTGGTCATATTCCTCCTCCTTTCTGTTAAAATTATATGAAATCATGGATATCGCCGGGCGATATCATGGCTCCATCATTTTGGTTATCCTTGCGGCAACTTCTGCATCCATTGCTGCAAGAATCTTGCTTCTGGCATCTGTTTCCATGTTCTGCAGAATTTTCACCACCAGTTTCAGGTTATCCTGCATGGCTTCCATAATTGCCGCCGCCTGTTTTGGCTTCATTTCCGAATAAGTCTTGGCATACTCCTGAATTTCAGCGTCTGCCTCCTGCTGCTGTATTACCTGTTTATACAATACTTCGGCATTGGCCGGGTCAATACTCTCATAATATGCCTGATATTCAGATATATCGGGCGCCTTTTCATTGAACACAACCTCTTTGTAGAATTTGGTTTTCTCTTCCTCAAAGGCTGACTGTTCATTCTCAAATTCCCGCAGTCTGGCCACCTCTGCTTCTAACTGGGCCACATAATCGGAATTCCCCTGGGACTGGGACTGGCTGTCGGACAGCTCCACTTCCAGCTCCTTAATGCGGTTGATTGCCTCATCCAGCGTGGTATAAGGATACTGGGCGTCTACCACCGGCTCATCCGCACTCTCCGGCAAAATCTTGTTGATGACCGGGACATCCTTCAGCACAGGCTGAAGGACGGTAGAACCGAACCCGCCGATATCCATCTTTATAATAAGTGCCAGAATCGCCAGCCAGATTAAAATGAAAACAATTGTGGCAGCCACAACCGCAATTTTGCTGCCGCCGCTTTCTTCTTCCTCCGGCGCTTCATCCTGCATCTGCTTTTTTTCTGCTTTTTTCTGCTTTTTCTCTTCTTTCTTTCTTGCCTTTTCCGCTTTTTTTCTTGCCTTTTTATCCAGAGCGCCTGTTTCTTCTCCGAGCTGATCCATTACTTCTTCTGCCATATAAACACCACCTTATTCTTCCTTTGCATGATTGTGAGTGAAACTTACCAGTTCATCCACCGCCTTGCTCTCTTCTTTTTCCAGTTCTTTCTTAAATTCATCAAAGGCTTTTTCTTTTAAGATTTCATGGGTCTTCCGCTCTGTCATCACATCCTGCAGATGCTTTCTTGCCTGCTCCAGGTTGCGTTCTGCCACATGGACTGCCACTACCTGATTGCGGATATCACCCTTTGTGGTCTCAATTGCAACGCGGTTCACTTTGATTTCCTGAAAATCCAGCCTGTCTTTTACCAGTTCTCTGGCCTGTTCCTCATAATCTTTTCTGCGCTGGTGCAGCCTGTCGAGCTTTTCCTCTTCCCGGTTCAGCCTGGCTGCCGCCAGAGAAAAAGAAGTCTTTGCCTGCGTCTCCAGTTTATATTTGATATCGAGAATATTCTGCATTTTATATGTAAACTTTGCCATTTGTTACCAGTTCCTTTATATTTGGCTTCCGCTGTTAAAACAGACCTTCCAGCATATTTAAAATCTCCTCAAAAGAAAATTTCTCATGGGTTTCCTGCAGCAAAAAACTGTTTACCGCATCAATTTTCTCAATGGCATAATCAATATTCGGATTGGAACCCGACTTATAAGCACCGATATTGATTAAATCTTCTGCTTCCTGATAGGTTGCCATAACATTTTTTAATTTCCCCGCAGCCTCTTTGTGATTGCTGTCCGCAATGGAACTCATGACACGGGAAATACTCTGCAGCACATCTATGGCCGGATAATGATTCCGGTGTGCCAGTCTTCGGTCTAACATAATATGTCCATCCAGAATACTTCTTGCAGTATCTGTAATGGGCTCGTTAAAATCATCTCCATCTACCAGAACCGTATAGAGTCCGGTAATGGAGCCTCTGTCAGAGTTGCCCGCACGCTCCAAAAGCTTCGGCATTTCGGAATATACGCTGGGCGGATATCCTCTGGTTACCGGAGGTTCCCCGGAGGCAAGACCTATTTCTCTCTGGGCCATGGAAAAACGTGTCAGGGAGTCCATCATCAGCAGGACATCTTTCCCCTGGTCTCTGAAATACTCTGCAATGGCTGTGGCTGTCTTGGCCGCATTTCTTCTGAGAAGAGCCGGCCGGTCAGAAGTTGCCACAATTACAACAGAACGCCGCATTCCTTCTTCTCCCATATCCCGTTCAATAAATTCTCTTACTTCCCTGCCGCGCTCGCCAATCAGGGCAATCACATTGATATCCGCCCTGGTATTTCTGGCAAACATACCCAGCAGGGTACTTTTTCCAACGCCGGAACCGGCAAAAATTCCAATTCTCTGACCTTTGCCCACGGTAATCAGTCCGTCCACCGCTTTCACTCCCAGCGGAAGCACTTCACCTATAATCACACGTTCCATAGGGTCCGGCGGAGCCGCGTCCACAGGATATTCCTCCCGCAGCGTCAGTTTTTCCACGTCCGTGGGTCTGCCCATACCATCCAGTGTATGGCCCAGCAGTTCGTCTCCTACATAAACAGACAAAGGATGTCCCGTATTCTCTACGATACATCCTACGCCCAGTCCTTCTACACTCTCATAAGGCATAAGAAGCAGTCTCTTATCCCGGAATCCCACTACTTCTGCCATAATCGAAATATCCCTGTTCTTATCAATAATAATCCGGCACAGGTCGTTCAGTTTGGCGTTTGGTCCCACAGATTCAATCGTAAGTCCTACAATTTTAACTACTTTTCCAAGATGTCTGTAATAATTTTTGTCTGCCAGCTGATAATACTTATCCAAATTATATGTCACGATATCTCTTCCTCACAAACTTAATGACCGCAGTGCTTTTATCAGATTATCGAGCTGGACATCTGAACCACAGTCAAAAATTCCGGAATCCGTCTCAATCATGCACTGACGCTCTTTCAGTGCAGCATCTGCCATGATTTCCACATGAACGGCGCTCCCCACCTGTTCTGTAATTTCCGCTTTATGATTCTCCACAAATTCATAATCTTTCAGACTTACCCTCACCTGGAAGTCTTTCGTCCCCTCCGTGCTCAAAATCGCCTGCTGTATCAGATAAATCAGGATTTCCTTACTGTCATCAAACTGTACATGAAATATCTTTTCAAATACATCTGCCACGATATCCACAAGATAAGGTTCCAGTTCATCAATTTTCTGCCGGTATTCTTCCTCCATCTGCCGCCGGGCATCTTCTAACTGGCTGCTTTTCTGCGCCAGTTCCCGCTCAGCCTTCTCATTTCCTTCCTGAAATCCATTCCCGTACCCGGTCTCATAACCGGTTTCCTCCGCCTGCTTCCGAATGGAAACGGCCTGTTCACCGGCTTCCGCAAGAATAGCCTCCCCTTTTGCTCTGGCTTCTGCAAGAATGGCCTCTGACTCCTCCTGAGCCTTCTGCAGAAGTTCTTCCGGCGTAACTTCCGGAACCACTTCTACCTGCTCCATGGGCAGCCCCTCCACAAATCCGTCCGGGGACTCCTGAAGAACCAGATTTCTGGCCATTTCTTCTCTTAACGCCTGCATCCGCTCTTCAATTCTGGTATTTGAATTAATAATTCTTCTGTCTGTGTTATTGGCAACGATATACCGCTGCTTATACAGATTAGACAACGATCTCGTCACCTCCGCCTCTGGAGATTACAATTTCTGCCGAATCTTCCAGTTTACGTATAATACCTACAATCTTCTGCTGTGCT is from Lachnospiraceae bacterium JLR.KK002 and encodes:
- a CDS encoding flagellar hook-length control protein FliK; this encodes MTSSKVSQLAALMRNSELMSTRKTSQQGNDPVFGALLSQTAGGNQQNLSPWKENAIQPPRAELSNQTAFVKETAAAGYRDNSVKGNTSDIQSKLPGDAQEKLSAFEEKVTETVAEELGVTEEEVREAMEALGMTVFDLADPAQLAALTMKLTGMEDPGALLLDENFQQLMGDMEELFQKLPVQLNLTPEDMAQLMEQMEAMENVSPEEELTVQMPESEAAEPDGDLTGTVPEQSEQNADVIRTISQEAAQEQKVQNPDGKEQAGNEPAADSRTTEETGAVTAQTQEESGEGNAEKSPEKSLSEMTQDGKDTEKAESGKSHITYQTTTQTVNQGQTVEVTQTVVQTRINVEDIMRQVSQMTRVMVSQAESSIEMQLNPANLGKVYLQVVSREGVITAQLAAQNEAVREALESQVAVLKENMNQQGIKVEAIEVTIASHEFERNLEQNQQSPAQEQQEENARKSSRRNINLNSPEDLEGAMTEEEDLVAKIMTDQGNSVDLTA
- the fliJ gene encoding flagellar export protein FliJ, producing the protein MAKFTYKMQNILDIKYKLETQAKTSFSLAAARLNREEEKLDRLHQRRKDYEEQARELVKDRLDFQEIKVNRVAIETTKGDIRNQVVAVHVAERNLEQARKHLQDVMTERKTHEILKEKAFDEFKKELEKEESKAVDELVSFTHNHAKEE
- the fliI gene encoding flagellar protein export ATPase FliI; the protein is MTYNLDKYYQLADKNYYRHLGKVVKIVGLTIESVGPNAKLNDLCRIIIDKNRDISIMAEVVGFRDKRLLLMPYESVEGLGVGCIVENTGHPLSVYVGDELLGHTLDGMGRPTDVEKLTLREEYPVDAAPPDPMERVIIGEVLPLGVKAVDGLITVGKGQRIGIFAGSGVGKSTLLGMFARNTRADINVIALIGERGREVREFIERDMGEEGMRRSVVIVATSDRPALLRRNAAKTATAIAEYFRDQGKDVLLMMDSLTRFSMAQREIGLASGEPPVTRGYPPSVYSEMPKLLERAGNSDRGSITGLYTVLVDGDDFNEPITDTARSILDGHIMLDRRLAHRNHYPAIDVLQSISRVMSSIADSNHKEAAGKLKNVMATYQEAEDLINIGAYKSGSNPNIDYAIEKIDAVNSFLLQETHEKFSFEEILNMLEGLF
- a CDS encoding FliH/SctL family protein yields the protein MSNLYKQRYIVANNTDRRIINSNTRIEERMQALREEMARNLVLQESPDGFVEGLPMEQVEVVPEVTPEELLQKAQEESEAILAEARAKGEAILAEAGEQAVSIRKQAEETGYETGYGNGFQEGNEKAERELAQKSSQLEDARRQMEEEYRQKIDELEPYLVDIVADVFEKIFHVQFDDSKEILIYLIQQAILSTEGTKDFQVRVSLKDYEFVENHKAEITEQVGSAVHVEIMADAALKERQCMIETDSGIFDCGSDVQLDNLIKALRSLSL